From Peromyscus maniculatus bairdii isolate BWxNUB_F1_BW_parent chromosome 8, HU_Pman_BW_mat_3.1, whole genome shotgun sequence, a single genomic window includes:
- the Tefm gene encoding transcription elongation factor, mitochondrial translates to MAWRTNLACLIKAGGRWRWLPVPERSSLPPALNNSCCRRKSTAPEKMVASVVFDTDGKEPGDALDKLFSPEQQASILHVLNTASNQELEAFRLLRGRKSVNIVEHRKKFGPFQSLENLIDVPLIQYKTAVQVCNSILCPESGRKRTSQEKWLLGKFIKPAVQRERLKAVNSIVSIVFGTRRIAWAHLDRKLTVLDWQQAECWKLTNKTYPSSVYLEEISSVISKIPEADLYILEKSGLSIQNTTLFPILLHFLITEAMLYALLNKTFAEDGQHRVLSMNRNAVGKHFDLMIGDTRTSGRELVKQLLSESVLKKEPRVFFPPDRVVRYRQKILKASHHIEELYDSLLQAVAFYELVFGRGSELKC, encoded by the exons ATGGCTTGGAGGACTAACCTCGCTTGCCTCATCAAGGCTGGAG ggaggtggagatggctTCCAGTCCCAGAGCGTTCATCCCTGCCTCCAGCCCTAAATAACAGCTGCTGTCGGAGAAAGTCTACCGCGCCTGAGAAAATGGTTGCCAGTGTTGTTTTTGATACAGATGGCAAGGAACCTGGGGATGCCCTGGACAAGCTCTTCTCTCCGGAGCAGCAGGCTTCTATCTTGCATGTGTTGAATACTGCTTCTAATCAAGAACTAGAAGCCTTCAGATTGCTCCGTGGAAGAAAGTCCGTCAATATTGTAGAACACAGAAAGAAGTTTGGGCCATTTCAGAGTTTGGAGAATTTGATAGATGTGCCCTTGATCCAATATAAAACTGCTGTTCAAGTTTGTAACTCCATTCTTTGTCCAGAGAGTGGAAGGAAAAGAACATCACAGGAAAAGTGGCTGTTGGGAAAATTCATCAAACCAGccgtacagagagagagacttaag GCAGTTAATAGTATCGTATCTATTGTTTTTGGTACTCGAAGAATTGCGTGGGCTCACCTTGACCGGAAACTTACAGTGCTAGACTGGCAGCAGGCTGAGTGTTGGAAATTAACGAACAAAACATACCCATCATCTGTCTATCTGGAAGAG atttcttcagTCATTTCAAAGATACCTGAAGCAGATCTCTACATTTTGGAAAAATCAGGACTTTCCATTCAGAACACAACTCTGTTTCCTATACTGTTACACTTTCTTATCACGGAAGCCATGCTGTATGCCTTACTCAACAAAACTTTTGCCGAGGATGGCCAGCATCGGGTGCTGAGCATGAATCGAAATGCCGTGGGCAAGCACTTTGACCTGATGATCGGCGATACAAGGACGAGTGGGAGAGAGCTCGTGAAACAGTTGCTGTCCGAGTCTGTGCTGAAGAAGGAGCCGCGGGTGTTCTTCCCACCGGATCGGGTAGTTCGGTACAGACAGAAGATTCTGAAGGCCTCACACCACATCGAAGAGCTGTACGATTCACTGTTACAAGCTGTCGCCTTTTATGAGTTAGTTTTTGGCAGAGGCTCAGAGCTCAAATGTTAA